ATACTCGGCAATCTCGACGGCTATGAGGCTTCTGCCTCCCTGGCCAGTCGTTCCGACATCTCCAGGATCAACAAGTTCATGGCATCGTCTGCGGGACGAATTTCAAAGGGCCCCATACGTACGCCAGGGTGCTTGGACATCAACTGGATCGCGTGATTCAGGTCGCGTGCTTCCAGCAGCAGAATGCCACCAATCTGTTCTTTCGTTTCGATAAAGGGACCATCCGTCACGCGTACCTGACCGTCTTGATGACGCAGGGTAACACCGTTTTGCGGAGCTGAAAGTGCCCCACCACCCGCGAAATGGCCTCCCTTGCGGAGCTCGTTATCGTAGGCCATGCACGCTTCCAT
This genomic stretch from Blastopirellula marina harbors:
- a CDS encoding YciI family protein; translation: MKFVCLGYIDAAMWESLPKEEAEKAMEACMAYDNELRKGGHFAGGGALSAPQNGVTLRHQDGQVRVTDGPFIETKEQIGGILLLEARDLNHAIQLMSKHPGVRMGPFEIRPADDAMNLLILEMSERLAREAEAS